The Thiorhodovibrio litoralis genome includes a window with the following:
- the hsdR gene encoding EcoAI/FtnUII family type I restriction enzme subunit R, with protein MNEAETRAELIDPALKDAGWGVVDGSRVRREVIAPGRLLGGGRRARQDIADYVLIYQGQKLAVLEAKRRDLDLTEGLAQAKRYAERLQARFALSTNGLGVYQVDMETGAEGPLEAWPSPQSLWDLTFAEVNAWRERFGEVPFEDKGGFWQPRYYQHNAINRALEAIAAGRDRILLTLATGTGKTAISFQISWKLFQARWSLLARETGEPGRLPRILFLADRNILADQAFNDFSAFPDDALVRIDPQIIRKRGRVPKNGSLFFTIFQTFMSGRDASGKPAPSFGDYPPDFFDFVVIDECHRGGANNESNWRGIMEHFSPAVQLGLTATPKRRHNADTYVYFGEPVYVYSLKEGINDGYLTPFKVRQIATTLDEYVYTPDDDIIEGEIEDGHRYTEDDFNRVIEIEARERYRVKQFLDAIDPREKTLVFCATQAHALAIRNLINQLKTNPDPHYCERVTANDGAQGDAWLKAFRDNEKTIPTMLTTSQKLSTGVDARNVRHIVLMRPVNSIIEFKQIIGRGTRLFDGKDYFTIHDFVKAYEHFNDPEWDGEPLEPEPCRRCGNQPCTCARPQPQPCEVCGETPCICEKAGPEPCPKCGMSPCECETQPRRKVKIKLADGKERLIQSMSATSFWSPDGKPISARQFVERLYGELPELFKNEDELRQLWGQPDTRKALLQGLEERGYGVEQLREIGKLVEAEHSDLYDVLAYIAYAQPPITRAERVVSHRDAIFAGHEYPQQQFLSFVLDHYVSTGVDVLDAERLPQLIELKYHSVADAVAELGPPGGIREVFVGFQQRLY; from the coding sequence ATGAACGAAGCCGAAACCCGCGCCGAGCTCATCGACCCCGCGCTGAAAGACGCCGGCTGGGGTGTGGTGGACGGCAGTCGGGTGCGCCGCGAGGTGATCGCGCCGGGGCGGCTGCTCGGCGGCGGGCGAAGGGCGCGGCAGGACATTGCCGACTATGTGCTGATCTACCAGGGCCAAAAGCTCGCGGTGCTGGAGGCTAAGCGCCGCGACCTGGATTTGACCGAAGGGCTGGCGCAGGCCAAGCGCTACGCGGAACGCTTGCAGGCCCGCTTTGCGCTTTCCACCAACGGCCTCGGGGTCTATCAGGTGGACATGGAGACCGGCGCGGAAGGCCCGCTGGAGGCTTGGCCAAGCCCGCAAAGCCTATGGGATCTGACCTTTGCCGAGGTCAATGCCTGGCGCGAGCGCTTCGGTGAGGTGCCTTTCGAGGACAAGGGCGGTTTCTGGCAGCCGCGCTACTACCAGCACAACGCCATCAACCGGGCGCTGGAGGCCATCGCGGCTGGCCGGGATCGGATTCTGCTGACCCTGGCCACCGGGACGGGCAAGACCGCCATCTCCTTTCAAATCTCTTGGAAGCTGTTCCAAGCCCGCTGGAGCCTGCTGGCACGCGAGACCGGAGAGCCTGGCCGGCTGCCGCGCATTCTGTTCCTGGCGGATCGCAACATCCTGGCCGATCAGGCGTTCAACGACTTCTCGGCCTTTCCTGACGATGCCCTGGTGCGCATCGACCCCCAGATTATCCGCAAGCGCGGCCGGGTGCCGAAGAATGGCAGCCTGTTTTTCACCATCTTCCAGACCTTTATGAGTGGGCGGGACGCCAGCGGCAAACCGGCCCCGAGCTTTGGCGATTACCCGCCGGACTTCTTCGACTTCGTGGTGATCGATGAGTGCCACCGGGGCGGCGCCAACAACGAGAGCAACTGGCGCGGCATCATGGAGCACTTCAGCCCGGCGGTGCAGCTGGGCCTGACCGCCACGCCCAAGCGCCGTCACAACGCCGATACTTATGTCTATTTTGGCGAGCCGGTCTATGTCTACTCGCTGAAGGAGGGCATCAACGACGGCTACCTGACGCCCTTCAAGGTGCGGCAAATCGCCACCACCCTGGATGAGTATGTCTATACCCCGGATGATGACATCATCGAGGGCGAGATCGAGGACGGCCACCGTTATACCGAGGACGACTTCAACCGGGTGATCGAGATCGAAGCGCGCGAGCGCTACCGGGTGAAGCAGTTTCTCGACGCCATCGACCCGCGCGAGAAGACCCTGGTGTTCTGCGCCACCCAGGCGCATGCGCTGGCGATACGCAACCTGATCAATCAGCTCAAGACCAACCCGGACCCGCACTATTGCGAGCGGGTAACGGCCAATGACGGTGCCCAGGGCGACGCCTGGTTGAAGGCCTTTCGCGACAACGAAAAGACCATCCCCACCATGCTGACCACCTCGCAGAAGCTCTCCACCGGGGTGGACGCGCGCAACGTCCGCCATATCGTGCTGATGCGCCCGGTCAACTCCATCATCGAGTTCAAGCAGATCATCGGGCGCGGCACCCGGCTGTTCGACGGCAAGGACTACTTCACCATTCACGACTTCGTGAAGGCTTACGAGCATTTTAACGACCCGGAGTGGGACGGCGAGCCGCTGGAGCCCGAGCCCTGCCGGCGCTGCGGCAATCAGCCCTGCACCTGCGCGCGACCGCAACCGCAGCCTTGCGAGGTCTGCGGCGAAACGCCGTGCATCTGCGAAAAGGCCGGACCGGAACCCTGCCCCAAGTGCGGGATGTCTCCATGCGAATGCGAGACCCAACCCCGCCGCAAGGTCAAGATCAAACTGGCGGACGGCAAGGAACGCCTGATCCAGTCCATGAGCGCGACCAGCTTTTGGAGCCCCGACGGCAAGCCGATCTCGGCGCGGCAGTTTGTGGAGCGGCTCTACGGCGAACTGCCCGAGCTGTTCAAGAACGAGGACGAATTACGCCAACTCTGGGGCCAACCGGACACCCGCAAGGCGCTGTTGCAGGGGCTGGAAGAACGCGGCTACGGGGTGGAGCAACTGCGCGAGATCGGCAAGTTGGTCGAGGCGGAACACAGCGACTTATACGACGTGCTGGCTTACATTGCCTACGCCCAGCCCCCGATCACCCGCGCGGAGCGGGTTGTCTCCCATCGGGACGCGATCTTTGCCGGCCATGAGTATCCCCAGCAGCAGTTCTTGAGCTTCGTGCTGGATCACTATGTCAGCACTGGGGTGGACGTGCTCGACGCCGAACGCCTGCCGCAGTTGATTGAGCTGAAGTATCACAGCGTCGCGGATGCGGTGGCGGAGCTGGGGCCGCCTGGCGGGATTCGGGAGGTGTTTGTGGGGTTTCAGCAGCGCTTGTATTAA
- a CDS encoding ATP-binding protein: MNEARDIDLIDELRALGAEQPWLEFKRDNVDPENIGKRCSALSNAARLEGRDFGYLLWGIDDATHAVIGTRFDPASFRAGNQEFQLWLAQRLQPSPAFGFRAVNHPDGRVVLLEIPAATSAPLAFNNIPYIRIGSATPKLTDYPERYTKLIECLRPFAWEHGIALAYASGDEVLDLLDYAQYFRLTRHPLPDNRAGIFERLEADRLIARDVGQRWNITHLGAILFATQLDRFEPSLARKAVRLVVYAGKNRAATVTHRLDGQKGYAAGLEGLVGYINGMIPTQEQIGAAIREAQPLFPELAVRELVVNALIHQDMTVTGTGPQVELFDDRIEITNPGRPLIQADRMIDLPPRSRNEALAALMRRMGFCEEQGSGLDKVIATVERHQLPPPLFREGEHSMQVILYGPRRYAHMTPDERIRACYQHTVLKFLSGERMKNASLCQRFGIESKNASQATMVINKTLDAGLIKAADPEHPRSGYIPSWA, translated from the coding sequence GTGAACGAGGCGCGCGACATCGATCTGATCGACGAGTTGCGAGCCCTCGGCGCGGAACAGCCCTGGCTGGAATTCAAACGGGACAACGTCGATCCGGAAAACATCGGCAAGCGTTGTTCGGCGCTGTCCAATGCCGCGCGATTGGAAGGACGGGACTTCGGCTATCTGCTCTGGGGTATCGACGATGCCACCCATGCCGTGATCGGCACCCGCTTTGACCCGGCAAGCTTCCGGGCCGGCAATCAGGAGTTTCAGCTCTGGCTCGCCCAGCGGTTACAACCCAGCCCTGCCTTTGGCTTTCGCGCCGTCAATCATCCCGACGGTCGGGTGGTGCTGCTGGAAATTCCGGCCGCGACCTCGGCGCCGTTGGCCTTCAACAACATCCCTTATATCCGCATTGGCAGCGCCACGCCCAAGCTCACGGATTATCCCGAGCGTTACACCAAGCTGATCGAATGCCTGCGGCCCTTTGCCTGGGAGCACGGCATCGCACTAGCGTACGCGAGCGGCGACGAGGTGCTGGATCTGCTCGACTATGCCCAGTATTTCCGCCTCACGCGCCATCCGTTGCCGGATAACCGCGCCGGTATCTTCGAGCGGCTGGAGGCGGATCGACTGATCGCGCGTGATGTTGGCCAGCGTTGGAACATCACCCATCTTGGGGCGATATTGTTCGCCACCCAGCTCGACCGGTTCGAGCCATCGTTGGCGCGCAAGGCGGTGCGGCTGGTGGTTTACGCTGGCAAGAACCGCGCGGCGACCGTGACCCATCGATTGGACGGGCAAAAAGGCTATGCCGCCGGTCTCGAGGGGCTGGTTGGGTATATCAATGGCATGATTCCAACGCAAGAGCAGATCGGCGCCGCGATTCGCGAAGCACAACCCCTGTTTCCAGAGCTGGCGGTGCGCGAATTGGTGGTGAACGCGCTGATCCATCAAGATATGACGGTGACCGGCACGGGACCGCAGGTCGAACTGTTTGATGATCGCATCGAGATCACCAATCCCGGGCGGCCTTTGATCCAGGCTGATCGCATGATTGACCTGCCGCCACGGTCCCGCAACGAGGCATTGGCCGCCCTGATGCGCCGCATGGGGTTTTGCGAGGAACAAGGCAGCGGACTGGATAAAGTCATCGCCACCGTGGAGCGCCATCAGCTACCGCCGCCGCTGTTTCGGGAAGGCGAGCATTCGATGCAGGTGATTCTCTATGGGCCAAGGCGCTACGCGCACATGACGCCGGATGAGAGAATCCGTGCTTGTTATCAGCATACAGTGCTAAAATTCCTCAGTGGTGAGCGGATGAAAAATGCCAGCCTGTGTCAGCGCTTTGGAATCGAGTCGAAGAACGCATCGCAGGCGACAATGGTCATCAACAAGACTCTCGACGCCGGGCTCATCAAGGCGGCAGATCCGGAGCATCCGCGCAGCGGGTACATTCCAAGCTGGGCTTGA
- a CDS encoding restriction endonuclease subunit S has translation MKEKWTPVEIGKVCKTGAGGTPLKSRREFYEGGEIPWLLSGEVCRRDITSAKHFITELGLERSSAKVFPKNTVLIAMYGATAGQVGILRFNSATNQAVCGIYPNEKFLPEYLYYSLLYRQKDLVARATGNAQPNISQIKIKTTQVQFAPISTQKRIVSILDEAFTGIEMAIANTEKNLANAREVFEAARDSTFMFAPDSWEKRNLNELCSIKHGFAFKSEYFATKGKYVILTPGSFWERGGFRDQGKKTKFYSGEIPSGFILSRGDFLIAMTEQAVGVLGSSLIVPEPDRYLHNQRLGLVEVLDGIQWENDFFFHQFNTRAFRASVQSTASGVKVRHTSPAKLGAIAVRFPATQSKQAEIAGRLNELEAESDRLLAIYIEKQSALNELKQSLLHKAFAGELTTDKLEREAEQVAA, from the coding sequence GTGAAAGAAAAATGGACTCCAGTGGAGATTGGAAAAGTTTGTAAGACTGGAGCAGGTGGTACTCCGCTCAAATCAAGACGAGAATTCTATGAAGGTGGCGAGATCCCTTGGCTTTTAAGCGGTGAAGTCTGCAGACGGGACATTACTTCTGCCAAGCATTTCATTACTGAGTTGGGCTTGGAGCGGTCCTCAGCAAAAGTTTTCCCAAAAAATACTGTACTAATCGCAATGTATGGTGCAACAGCGGGACAAGTAGGAATACTTCGATTCAACTCTGCTACTAATCAGGCAGTTTGCGGCATTTATCCAAACGAGAAATTCCTACCCGAGTATCTCTACTACTCTTTGCTTTATAGACAAAAAGACCTTGTCGCAAGGGCGACGGGCAACGCCCAGCCTAATATTTCTCAGATTAAGATAAAGACCACTCAAGTTCAGTTCGCGCCTATATCAACTCAAAAGCGCATAGTCTCCATTCTCGACGAAGCATTCACCGGGATTGAGATGGCCATCGCCAATACCGAAAAGAACCTGGCGAATGCGCGGGAAGTCTTTGAGGCTGCCCGAGACTCAACATTTATGTTTGCGCCTGATTCATGGGAAAAAAGGAATCTAAACGAACTTTGCTCGATCAAGCATGGCTTCGCTTTCAAGAGTGAATATTTCGCAACTAAAGGGAAGTACGTTATTTTAACTCCAGGTTCCTTTTGGGAGCGCGGCGGATTTAGAGACCAAGGCAAGAAGACAAAGTTTTACTCTGGCGAAATACCTTCAGGCTTTATCTTAAGCAGAGGTGATTTCCTAATTGCTATGACAGAACAGGCTGTTGGCGTGCTCGGAAGCTCTTTGATCGTACCAGAGCCAGATAGGTATTTGCACAATCAGCGATTGGGACTTGTTGAAGTTTTAGATGGTATTCAGTGGGAAAACGATTTTTTCTTTCATCAGTTCAACACTCGAGCATTCCGAGCCTCGGTGCAATCCACTGCTTCTGGCGTAAAAGTTAGGCATACATCTCCTGCCAAACTTGGAGCTATCGCTGTCAGATTTCCGGCAACACAATCAAAACAAGCGGAGATAGCAGGACGATTGAATGAACTGGAAGCTGAAAGTGATAGATTGCTGGCCATCTATATTGAAAAGCAGTCCGCACTAAACGAACTCAAACAATCCCTCCTCCACAAAGCTTTCGCAGGCGAACTCACCACCGACAAGCTTGAGCGTGAGGCCGAACAGGTGGCCGCGTGA
- a CDS encoding tyrosine-type recombinase/integrase has product MAAIHKLTDRQAQTARKTISDGGNLYLVVGKNGSKKWVFRYSYSGKSRAKGLGSYPSTTLADARDQAAKARDQLKAGVDPLDAPVDDADAEPSVPSFTQVAARFIRGRKRSWSNPKHRRQWVSTMRTYARPVIGSKPVDSITTADVLAILEPIWHSRTETAKRVQGRVENILDFASAHGWRDPLNPARWRGHLDKLLPAAAKVKRQKTGGVTRHHPALDHRDLPRFYAELVATEGLSALALRWLILTATRTSETLKATWSEIDLESGVWSIPGERMKTRVDHRVPLTDEMRAILDQLPRVDGEDWLFPGERKGKPLSNMALLMQMRRMGYGVKGTRGDAVPHGMRATFKTWSGEVSTAPREIVEAALAHALESKVEQAYQRGDLLAKRRRLMEQWSDWCTRPSADVVDLAERRKAG; this is encoded by the coding sequence ATGGCGGCAATTCACAAGCTCACAGACAGGCAGGCGCAGACCGCGCGCAAGACCATCAGCGACGGCGGCAACCTGTATCTGGTTGTCGGCAAGAATGGTAGCAAGAAATGGGTCTTTCGCTACAGCTACAGCGGCAAGTCCCGCGCGAAAGGACTCGGCAGCTACCCGAGCACAACCCTGGCAGATGCGCGCGACCAGGCGGCTAAGGCGCGCGACCAGCTCAAGGCCGGCGTTGACCCGCTCGATGCTCCCGTCGACGATGCTGATGCAGAGCCGTCGGTCCCTTCCTTCACCCAGGTAGCAGCGCGCTTTATCCGTGGTCGCAAGCGGTCATGGTCTAACCCGAAGCATCGGCGTCAGTGGGTCTCGACCATGCGGACTTACGCGCGGCCAGTCATCGGCAGCAAGCCGGTCGACAGCATCACAACAGCGGATGTGCTGGCTATCCTCGAGCCGATATGGCACTCCCGCACAGAGACGGCAAAGCGGGTGCAAGGTCGGGTGGAGAATATCCTCGACTTCGCATCGGCGCATGGGTGGCGCGATCCGCTCAACCCGGCAAGGTGGCGCGGCCATCTGGACAAGCTCTTGCCAGCGGCGGCGAAGGTGAAGCGGCAAAAGACAGGCGGCGTCACCCGGCATCACCCGGCGCTTGACCACCGAGACCTCCCGCGCTTCTATGCAGAGCTTGTGGCCACCGAGGGTCTGTCCGCGCTGGCGCTTCGCTGGCTGATCCTCACGGCCACCAGGACATCAGAGACGCTCAAAGCGACGTGGTCGGAGATAGACCTCGAGTCAGGCGTCTGGTCGATACCTGGCGAGCGGATGAAGACCCGCGTTGACCACCGCGTCCCGCTCACAGATGAGATGCGCGCCATCCTCGACCAGCTCCCGCGCGTCGACGGCGAAGACTGGCTATTTCCAGGCGAGCGCAAAGGCAAGCCGCTGTCGAATATGGCGCTACTGATGCAGATGCGCCGCATGGGCTACGGCGTCAAAGGCACGCGCGGAGATGCGGTTCCGCATGGCATGCGCGCGACATTCAAGACATGGTCTGGCGAAGTCTCGACCGCACCGAGAGAGATAGTCGAAGCAGCTCTTGCGCATGCGCTCGAGAGCAAGGTGGAGCAGGCTTACCAGAGAGGCGACTTGCTCGCAAAGCGGCGGCGCTTGATGGAGCAGTGGAGCGACTGGTGCACCAGGCCATCGGCTGACGTGGTCGACCTGGCAGAGCGGCGCAAGGCCGGCTGA
- a CDS encoding helix-turn-helix transcriptional regulator: MQSQQPTIIRPSGIKAATGYARSTAYEKMKRGEFPQTVKLGARAVGWLKSDVDQWLAERVAASRTDPSSAA, from the coding sequence ATGCAGTCACAGCAACCCACCATCATTCGGCCGTCTGGCATCAAGGCAGCTACCGGCTACGCTCGCTCGACAGCTTACGAGAAGATGAAGCGCGGCGAATTCCCGCAGACCGTTAAGCTCGGAGCGCGCGCGGTCGGCTGGTTAAAGTCGGACGTTGACCAGTGGCTCGCGGAGCGCGTAGCAGCGTCCCGCACTGACCCGTCATCGGCAGCATGA
- a CDS encoding DUF3987 domain-containing protein has product MLTDNKAVAAGTAHGSIGYCALNSTTTTDPEPFSLAAPEVFQPPEPQQIQARFDALTAGGWTQAGIVSEVRKRGIKLDPGDFSNARRGKHGKKLSREQWHALQALPVDHQDDVVVDNQNDSAVDHQDDEQAGVDLTTRRAEAERYLAILDSEAESFTFQTFDDTEAKRGHLAQTIVGDLESVWSQLERLNQAGAGVFVTVNETRGQTRRAGDVVRVRACFADYDPPKTAPAPALADYPLAPVMLVESSPGKTHTYWTVDGLDLLHFKPMQQAISGRLGSDPAPNDLPRVMRLPGFYHCKNPDHRHLVRVVWTDERQPYQAEQVRAAFGQQRQQQQVQHQATEQTDTARPADTDPVVQALTDKGLLLQRRRDGGWHIRCPWESEHTTPSTPTSSTYFPAHTGGYAGAAYKCQHSHCAERGIFDLKEHLGIDPWPDLESLHNITEPEPYPLDALPERVRAAVAEVQGFVKAPLPLVATSALSVLSVATQGHVDVARAEKLKGPSSLFMLAIADSGERKSTVDGFFTAAIREYEAKQHEAMKSELEDYRAAMKKWQAECDGLLTGIRQSRKAGKSEKVKEYGLALQDLEHSKPAEPRVPRLLRGDDTPEALAWSLAKQWPSAGVLSSEAGVIFGAHGMGKDSVMRNLALLNILWDGGCLDIGRRTTESFTVKGARFTVGLMVQEQTLREYFDRAGALARGSGFLARFLVCWPKSTQGMRPFTDPPEHWPALARFNSRLSGILESPVVPDEDGRLSPHLLTLAPDAKALWVQFHDAIEAELAPAGELHEVRDVAAKVADNAARLAALFHVFEHNLADPIGVDIMERAVRIVTWHLSEARRFFGELAVPPATLAAAQLEQWLVGHCRAHGVDTVKRKEVQQLVTPAALRRGDKLTDAILTLAEHGRVRERVDGKKKLLQVRPEVLAA; this is encoded by the coding sequence ATGCTTACAGACAACAAAGCCGTGGCGGCTGGCACCGCTCACGGCTCAATAGGTTATTGCGCGCTCAATTCTACCACCACCACCGACCCGGAGCCGTTTTCCCTGGCAGCTCCCGAGGTATTCCAGCCACCCGAGCCGCAGCAGATACAGGCGCGGTTTGATGCACTCACAGCCGGCGGATGGACTCAGGCCGGTATCGTATCGGAGGTACGCAAGCGCGGCATCAAGCTCGACCCTGGCGACTTCTCAAACGCACGGCGCGGCAAGCATGGCAAGAAATTGTCGCGCGAGCAGTGGCATGCGCTCCAGGCGCTCCCGGTTGACCACCAGGATGATGTCGTTGTCGACAACCAGAACGACAGCGCTGTCGACCACCAGGATGATGAGCAAGCCGGCGTCGACCTGACCACCCGGCGCGCGGAGGCGGAGCGGTATCTGGCCATCCTCGACAGCGAGGCGGAGAGCTTCACGTTCCAGACCTTCGACGATACCGAGGCAAAGCGCGGCCATCTGGCGCAGACCATCGTCGGAGACCTCGAGTCCGTCTGGTCACAGCTCGAGCGGCTAAACCAGGCTGGCGCGGGTGTATTCGTCACGGTCAATGAGACCCGAGGCCAGACCCGGCGCGCGGGTGACGTGGTCAGGGTGCGCGCATGCTTCGCGGACTACGATCCACCGAAGACAGCGCCAGCACCCGCGCTTGCTGACTATCCGCTCGCACCGGTCATGCTGGTGGAGTCCAGTCCCGGCAAGACACATACCTACTGGACAGTCGACGGACTCGACCTCCTGCACTTCAAGCCGATGCAGCAGGCCATCAGCGGTCGACTCGGATCTGACCCGGCACCGAACGACCTCCCGCGCGTCATGCGACTCCCTGGCTTCTATCACTGCAAAAACCCTGACCATCGGCATCTGGTGCGCGTGGTCTGGACAGATGAGCGGCAACCCTACCAGGCGGAGCAGGTGCGCGCGGCATTCGGCCAGCAGCGCCAGCAGCAGCAGGTGCAGCACCAGGCCACCGAGCAGACCGACACCGCGCGGCCGGCTGACACCGACCCGGTTGTCCAGGCGCTCACGGACAAGGGTTTGCTCTTACAGCGTCGACGCGACGGCGGGTGGCACATTCGCTGTCCGTGGGAGTCGGAGCACACAACACCGTCGACACCGACCTCGAGCACCTATTTCCCGGCGCATACCGGCGGTTATGCAGGCGCGGCGTACAAGTGCCAGCACTCACACTGCGCAGAGCGCGGCATATTCGACCTGAAAGAGCATCTCGGCATTGACCCGTGGCCAGACCTCGAGTCGCTCCACAACATCACCGAGCCGGAGCCTTACCCGCTCGACGCGCTACCAGAGCGCGTGAGAGCCGCTGTCGCGGAGGTGCAGGGCTTCGTCAAGGCACCGCTCCCGCTGGTCGCCACCAGCGCGCTATCGGTGCTGTCAGTGGCAACACAAGGGCATGTCGATGTCGCGCGCGCGGAGAAGCTCAAGGGTCCGAGCAGCTTGTTCATGCTGGCCATTGCGGACTCAGGCGAGCGCAAGAGCACCGTCGACGGGTTTTTCACAGCGGCCATTCGCGAATATGAGGCGAAACAGCACGAGGCGATGAAGTCGGAGCTTGAAGACTACCGCGCGGCAATGAAGAAATGGCAGGCGGAGTGCGATGGACTCTTGACTGGTATTCGGCAGTCGCGAAAGGCCGGCAAGTCCGAAAAGGTGAAAGAGTATGGACTCGCACTGCAAGACCTCGAGCACAGCAAGCCGGCGGAGCCGCGCGTTCCGCGTCTGCTACGCGGAGACGATACACCCGAGGCGCTGGCGTGGTCGTTGGCGAAGCAATGGCCGTCGGCTGGCGTCCTGTCATCCGAGGCCGGCGTCATCTTCGGCGCGCATGGCATGGGCAAAGACAGCGTCATGCGCAACCTGGCGCTGTTGAATATCTTGTGGGACGGCGGCTGTCTCGACATCGGGCGGCGGACAACGGAGAGCTTCACCGTCAAGGGTGCGCGCTTCACCGTGGGTCTGATGGTACAAGAGCAGACCTTGCGCGAATACTTCGACCGAGCCGGCGCGCTGGCGCGTGGGTCAGGGTTTCTTGCGCGCTTTCTCGTTTGCTGGCCGAAGTCGACGCAAGGCATGCGGCCATTCACCGATCCGCCGGAGCACTGGCCGGCGCTGGCGCGGTTCAACTCCCGGCTGTCAGGCATCCTCGAGAGTCCCGTCGTACCGGATGAAGACGGCAGGCTATCACCGCATCTGCTCACGCTGGCACCCGATGCAAAGGCGTTGTGGGTGCAGTTCCATGATGCCATCGAGGCGGAGCTTGCACCCGCCGGAGAGCTTCACGAGGTGCGCGACGTGGCGGCGAAGGTGGCTGATAACGCGGCCAGACTTGCGGCGCTGTTTCACGTCTTCGAGCATAACCTGGCTGACCCTATCGGCGTCGACATCATGGAGCGCGCGGTCCGCATTGTGACCTGGCATTTGTCCGAGGCGCGGAGGTTTTTCGGAGAGCTTGCGGTTCCACCCGCAACCCTGGCAGCAGCGCAGCTCGAGCAGTGGCTTGTGGGTCACTGTCGTGCGCATGGAGTCGATACGGTCAAGCGCAAGGAAGTGCAGCAGCTTGTGACACCGGCGGCACTGAGACGCGGAGACAAGCTCACAGATGCGATCCTGACCCTGGCAGAGCATGGTCGGGTGCGCGAGCGCGTCGACGGCAAGAAAAAGCTCTTGCAGGTGAGGCCGGAGGTGCTCGCAGCATGA
- a CDS encoding Bax inhibitor-1/YccA family protein, which produces MANDYTMTQGASSAVAANKVLKNTYLLLSATLGFSAVMAMISMALAMPPWVYMVSVIGAMLLGMFVLPRAAQSASGIGVIFLITGMLGFGLGSILSMYMALPNGPSIIATAFGGTALIFLGLSGYALTSKRDFSFLGGFVFAGMMVLLVAIVANLFLNMPALSLAISGAIILLMSAFILFDTSRIARGEETNYIMATYGIYLSIFNIFISLLQILGVMGDE; this is translated from the coding sequence ATGGCGAATGATTACACGATGACTCAAGGTGCTTCGAGCGCCGTCGCAGCGAACAAGGTACTGAAAAATACTTACTTGCTGCTTTCCGCTACCCTCGGCTTCAGCGCGGTCATGGCCATGATCTCCATGGCGCTGGCGATGCCGCCCTGGGTCTATATGGTGTCGGTGATCGGCGCCATGCTGCTAGGTATGTTTGTGCTGCCGCGCGCGGCGCAGTCTGCCAGCGGTATCGGCGTGATTTTCCTGATTACCGGCATGCTCGGGTTCGGCCTCGGGTCGATATTGAGCATGTACATGGCGCTGCCGAATGGTCCCAGCATCATCGCGACCGCTTTCGGCGGCACAGCGCTGATCTTCCTTGGCCTGTCTGGCTACGCGCTGACCAGCAAGCGGGATTTCAGCTTTCTAGGCGGCTTTGTCTTCGCTGGCATGATGGTGTTGTTGGTCGCCATCGTCGCGAATCTGTTCCTGAACATGCCGGCGCTGTCGCTGGCAATCTCAGGCGCGATCATCCTGCTGATGAGTGCCTTCATTCTGTTTGATACCAGTCGTATCGCGCGGGGTGAGGAGACCAACTACATCATGGCCACCTACGGCATTTACCTGTCGATCTTCAATATCTTTATCAGCCTGTTGCAGATTCTCGGCGTAATGGGCGATGAGTGA